TCCCAGACCCTGAAGAACATCAGGTCGGAGAACACAGGGCTCGATTTCCCCGTAGCCAGGCCGCTCATCGGGCTTGACAAACTGGAGATAGAGGCGGTGGCCAAGCAGATAGGCACTTACGAGATCTCCATAAGACCGACCGACGGCTGCAAGATAGTGCCCATCAGGCCTATAACCGAAGCTTCTCCGGACAAGGTGGCGTCCATGAGCGCCAAGATAGACATCGATTCCCTCGCGCACGAATGCGCTGAGAAGGCTGTCCTTGTTCAGTGATAATACTTGTTGTGGAACCTCTCCGGGAACGCTGGACAGGAATCGATCTCGTCATCATCGTACAGCATGTCCATTGTGACTCTGGAGATGTAACGTGCGACGTACATGGAGATGTAAAGCGTGTTGTCCCCGATCTTGATCTTGATGTCTGATTCCTTGGGGCCTTTTACCGAGGTAGGTACAAGTGCAGGACCTAGGCATGCTGTGCAGACGCGGTAATCGCATCCTGCTTCCTTGATCATCTGCTCCACATCGGGTTCTACGGTTATCTCCATGCCCCGGGTTAAGATTGTTCAGTAAATAATCGTATTGGATGATCTGACCGTAGCCTGTCAGAGATCGTACTTCGAATAGCCGAAGAACTCCCTTATCTTCGACGGTATGTCCTGACTTAGCTCCGCCTGGATGTCCTTGAGGCCTGCTATCCTACGGTCCAGGATGACTGCGACGCCCCTGTCCGTCTCCGATCTTATCAGCCTGCCAATGGACTGCCTCATCTTCCTGACGGTGGGGATCGTGTTGGTGTACCATAGGCCGTTGCCGAACCTGATGTCGTAATACCTGCGCATGGCACGCATCTTGGCAGTAGGCTTTGGATAGGGAATGCCTATCATGATCACCATCTCCAAGGCCTTGTCCGGGAAGTCCAGACCTTCGCTGATCCTCCCTCCGGTCACACAGAACAGGACGCTTCCCTGAGACGTCTTGAAGTTCTCGAAGACGTTCATGAGCTCTGGTTGCGACATACCCCTCTGCTCATAGACCACATCCCTCCGGAGGTTCTGTACAAGACCGTCGTCCACCATCTTGTCCATGAACGAATAGGACGGGAAGAACACGGATGTGTTGACCCTGACAGCGTTGACGCATTCCACTATCATCTCCATGAGAGTGTTGTAGTTCTCCGGAATCTCCCTCTCCTCATACTTCATGGACACCTTGTCCGTGTACAGGGTGAGGAGGTTCTCCTTGGGGAATATACCGTCCAGACAGAGCTTGTTTACCCTGTCCAGACCTAGTTCAGAGATGTATGCGTCCAGAGGCTGGAGCGTACCCGACATGTGTATGGACGAGAAGCAGTCTATCAATGGTCCGGCAGCGCCTGAGGGATCCATGCAGTATGCCTGGAAGAGCGGATTATCCCCTTCCTTGACGATCAGCCTCACATAGTTGTCCTCGTCCCCGTCAATCCAAGCGCGTATGAATCTGGACATCGAATGGATGTAGGAACGTGGAAGCTTCCTGCGCTCCTTCTTCTTCTCCATGATGCCGTCGCCGATCTCCTCCATGGCCTTGCACATGCGGGATATAGTGACCGAGCTGACTCCCAGACGGGACATGAGCTCGTCCTCCAGATAGTACGGCGGGAGCATCCCGTCATCATCTATGAGATATTCCTTCTGTGCATGGGCCAGTATCTCCTTCAGCACCGCGACCAGATCAGTCACGGTGATGCCCTCCTGGAGCTCGAAGTCCCCATGGTCCTTCGCCTCCTTGGCGGCCAGATCCATGGCGTATTCAGAATATTCGAATGTCTGGACGTCCCTCAGGTAATCCGGAAGGTTATGGGCCTCGTCGACTATCAGGACCATCTGCGACAGAGGGACACCTGCCCACTCCACGAAACGGTCCAGGATCATAGGCATGAAGATGAATGGGTACGGAACGGCTATCACATCGGCGTAAGGCAGGAGGAGCTTCATCAGCTCATAGGGGCAGACCTCGGCATCCTCGCACATCTGGGCAAATCTCTCCGGTTCAGGGTGCTCCCTCCTGATGACATCCACCCATTGTTCAACATCGGTCACCTCGATGTTCGAGAAATACTTGCAGTGACAGATGCCGTTCTTCTTTTTCTTGTACTCCGAGCAGAGCTTGGAGATCTCCTCGGCATTGCCTGAGGCCAAATCTGGATCGTCCCTCATCATCGGGCATGATGCTGCCGAACGGCCCTGCATCGCCACGCACATGATGTCCCCGCCTATGGCGGCGGATTCCCTGATGACCTGCTTCTGCTGGGATTTGGTCCTGGTCAGGTAGATGACCTTCATGCCGTGCTCCCTGGTGTAGCCCAGGACCCCGCACAGCGATGTGACCGTCTTTCCGGTTCCGGTCCCCGCCTCTATGACCGCACACCTGCGATCGCGTACCGTGCGGTCAATGAATTCGACTAGCTCCTTCTGACCGGCGCGGTACTCGTAGGGGAAGTAATCCATCACTCGTCCTCTTCGCCGCCTCTCTGCCAGACGTCGTCCGGAAGGTCGGCGTAGGTGAACTCCTCGTCACCGGTGGACTTCTCCCTACTCCTGGAGTTGACCATCAGATCCGCGATCTTGTCCCTCTTGAACAGCCAGTAGTGGATCCTCCACTCCCTTCCGTCGTACAGAGTGGTCTCCTCCCTCTCGGTGGTGAGGATCCCTCCGTCCTCCAGCATATAGAACGCATCACGGTCCTCAGGCTCCAGGACGTTGTCGATGATCCTGTCGGAGTATCCGAAGAAGTTGAGCACATGATGGGCGAGCTCGTATGCCTGCTCCTCCACCATGGCGTGGGAATCGTCGATGCTGTTCTTGATGGCCAGGGTCAGATCGTCTACGGTGACTATGCTCATGGTATCACTGTCCGAGCTCGATGTACTTGATCTCCTCGACTCCGACCTTCTCTCCGAGAGCCTTGACGACGTTCTCGGGGACGTCCTGGTCCATGGTCAGGAACATTGTGGCCTTTCCAGCATTCCTTCCGACGGCCATGAGAGCGATGTTGATTCCAAGCTCTCCGATGGCATTTCCGACTGTTCCGATGACACCGGGGGTGTCCTTGTACTTGAGGATGATCATCCTGTCGGCCAGCGTGATGTCGGTGATGAACTCGTCGATTCCGATGAGCTTGGGTGTTCCTCCGATGACGGTTCCCCTCAGCGAGCGTGTGATGCCGTTGTATGTGAACTTCATCTCCACGATGCTGGAGTAGTCCTTGGAAGCATCCTTCGTGCCTTCGATGACCTCTATTCCCTTGGATTTCGCCACGGGCAAAGCGTTGATGATGTTGGCGGTTCCGATGATGCCCTCGAGGTATCCGATGATCGCATTGACTGTGAGCATCTTGGTCTGCTTCTCGGCAAGGTTGCCGCAGTATGAGATCTCCAGCTTGTTGAGCGGGTTGTTGCCGATGATCTGCTGAATGATGGATCCCATGTTCTTGACCAGGGGGATGTAAGGTTCGGTCTCCTTGTCCAGAGATCCGCGGGGTGCGTTGATGGCGTTGGATACGATTCCGTCCCTGAGGTACATGATGACATGCTCAGCGACCTCGACTGCGACCCTCAGCTGTGCCTCCACCGTGGATGCTCCCAGGTGGGGTGTGGTGACGAGGTTGTCCAGCTCCAGGAGCTTCTTCTCGTCGTCCGTGAGGGGCTCGTTGCACCACACATCAAATGCGGCGCCTGCGATGATCTTCTCCTTCAGAGCCGTGTACAGATCGTCCTCGTTGACGATTCCTCCGCGGGCCACATTGGCGATCCTCGCGTTGGGCTTCATCATCTTGAACTGGGGGAGCGAGATCATGTTCCTCGTCTCGGGGAGAAGAGGTGTGTGGATGGTCATGAAATCGGCCTTGGTGATGACCTCTTCCAGGGTTGTCAGCCTGACTCCGAGGGAGTCCGCGACCTCCTTGGGCAGGAAGGGATCGTATCCGATCATGGTCATGTTGAAGGCCTTCATGCGCTTCGCCACCTCTCCGCCGACGCGTCCCACTCCGATGATTC
The nucleotide sequence above comes from Methanomassiliicoccales archaeon LGM-RCC1. Encoded proteins:
- a CDS encoding ATP-dependent DNA helicase gives rise to the protein MDYFPYEYRAGQKELVEFIDRTVRDRRCAVIEAGTGTGKTVTSLCGVLGYTREHGMKVIYLTRTKSQQKQVIRESAAIGGDIMCVAMQGRSAASCPMMRDDPDLASGNAEEISKLCSEYKKKKNGICHCKYFSNIEVTDVEQWVDVIRREHPEPERFAQMCEDAEVCPYELMKLLLPYADVIAVPYPFIFMPMILDRFVEWAGVPLSQMVLIVDEAHNLPDYLRDVQTFEYSEYAMDLAAKEAKDHGDFELQEGITVTDLVAVLKEILAHAQKEYLIDDDGMLPPYYLEDELMSRLGVSSVTISRMCKAMEEIGDGIMEKKKERRKLPRSYIHSMSRFIRAWIDGDEDNYVRLIVKEGDNPLFQAYCMDPSGAAGPLIDCFSSIHMSGTLQPLDAYISELGLDRVNKLCLDGIFPKENLLTLYTDKVSMKYEEREIPENYNTLMEMIVECVNAVRVNTSVFFPSYSFMDKMVDDGLVQNLRRDVVYEQRGMSQPELMNVFENFKTSQGSVLFCVTGGRISEGLDFPDKALEMVIMIGIPYPKPTAKMRAMRRYYDIRFGNGLWYTNTIPTVRKMRQSIGRLIRSETDRGVAVILDRRIAGLKDIQAELSQDIPSKIREFFGYSKYDL
- the serA gene encoding phosphoglycerate dehydrogenase; this encodes MTTKILVSDPLDAEGLEILKNSGFPVDEVSGLTEDELCAKIGDYDALIIRSGTKVTSKVIDAGKKLRVIGRAGVGVDNIDVPYATDKGILVMNTPSANILSAAEHSCAMLLAVARNIPFAHESMHKGEWKRSKYTGVELNGKVLGIIGVGRVGGEVAKRMKAFNMTMIGYDPFLPKEVADSLGVRLTTLEEVITKADFMTIHTPLLPETRNMISLPQFKMMKPNARIANVARGGIVNEDDLYTALKEKIIAGAAFDVWCNEPLTDDEKKLLELDNLVTTPHLGASTVEAQLRVAVEVAEHVIMYLRDGIVSNAINAPRGSLDKETEPYIPLVKNMGSIIQQIIGNNPLNKLEISYCGNLAEKQTKMLTVNAIIGYLEGIIGTANIINALPVAKSKGIEVIEGTKDASKDYSSIVEMKFTYNGITRSLRGTVIGGTPKLIGIDEFITDITLADRMIILKYKDTPGVIGTVGNAIGELGINIALMAVGRNAGKATMFLTMDQDVPENVVKALGEKVGVEEIKYIELGQ